One stretch of Akkermansia sp. RCC_12PD DNA includes these proteins:
- a CDS encoding helicase C-terminal domain-containing protein, producing MNGAGAGEDCGVSAFEAYVRQAFAEDGLFSRARDFEYRAEQQNMALAVARALQVDAPLLVEAGTGVGKSLGYLLPAVKFALDFERKAVVSTHTINLQEQLFNKDIPLLRAALGIDFSAALLKGRQNYLCHSRLRRALGQMDSLFTQTEAAELKRIQDWALRTQDGTLSDMTFKPSPKVWAMVCSEPHACSMRNCGPSCPYQVARKKVLDAKVVVLNHTLFFGLMAQAEESEEAGFVFPGDFVILDEAHMIENIAARQLGVQLSESHLNYELLRMFNPRTKKGLLKPLNNPSLFQRVEEVLDASGLFFQNVRDDLGFAGHGKIVRILQPEWSQDMLSLPLAELVGELKREALKQEENVSVKDELADMAARMEEAQASLKVLMDMTEEEHVYWAEKSGPEGRNLSVCSAPVEVGEILRERLFSAGRAAILTSATLGTGDADMSYFAGRVGAEKVRKLQIGSPFNYREQMRLIVARSMPEPDQPEYAEVLPEWIKRYLAESKGRAFVLFTSYRLMVQAAEKVRPFCEGQGWNLYVQGQEMQRHAMLEAFRKDVNSVLFGTDSFWTGVDVPGEALSNVIVTRLPFEVPDHPLVESRFESIKERGGNPFYEYSVPVAILKLRQGVGRLIRTKNDSGMVVILDSRVATKRYGARFIKSLPDARLEFV from the coding sequence ATGAACGGCGCCGGTGCAGGTGAGGATTGCGGCGTTAGCGCCTTTGAAGCGTATGTCCGGCAGGCGTTCGCGGAGGACGGCCTGTTTTCCCGTGCCAGGGATTTTGAATACCGGGCGGAACAGCAGAACATGGCCCTTGCCGTTGCACGGGCGCTCCAGGTGGACGCTCCCCTGCTGGTGGAAGCCGGAACGGGCGTGGGCAAGTCACTGGGCTATTTGCTGCCCGCCGTGAAGTTTGCGCTGGATTTTGAGCGGAAAGCCGTCGTTTCCACGCATACGATCAATTTGCAGGAGCAGTTGTTCAACAAGGATATTCCGCTCCTGCGCGCCGCCCTGGGGATTGATTTTTCCGCCGCCCTGCTGAAAGGCAGGCAGAATTACCTGTGCCACTCCCGGCTGAGACGCGCACTGGGGCAGATGGATTCCCTGTTTACGCAGACGGAGGCCGCGGAATTGAAGCGCATCCAGGACTGGGCCCTGCGGACGCAGGACGGCACCCTGAGCGACATGACGTTCAAGCCCTCTCCCAAGGTATGGGCCATGGTATGCAGCGAGCCGCACGCGTGCAGCATGCGCAATTGCGGCCCCTCCTGCCCGTACCAGGTGGCCCGCAAGAAGGTGTTGGACGCCAAAGTGGTGGTTCTGAACCATACGCTGTTTTTCGGTCTGATGGCGCAGGCGGAAGAGTCCGAGGAGGCGGGGTTCGTGTTTCCCGGGGATTTCGTGATTCTGGACGAGGCCCACATGATTGAGAACATTGCTGCCCGGCAGCTTGGCGTACAGTTGTCGGAATCCCATTTGAATTACGAGCTGCTGAGGATGTTCAATCCGCGCACGAAGAAAGGCCTGCTGAAGCCGCTGAATAATCCCTCCCTGTTCCAGAGGGTGGAGGAGGTGCTGGACGCTTCCGGCCTGTTTTTCCAGAATGTCCGTGATGACTTGGGCTTTGCGGGGCACGGCAAGATTGTTCGCATTTTACAGCCGGAATGGTCGCAGGACATGCTTTCCCTGCCTTTGGCTGAATTAGTCGGGGAGTTGAAGCGGGAAGCGCTGAAACAAGAGGAAAACGTGTCCGTGAAGGATGAGCTGGCAGACATGGCGGCCCGCATGGAGGAGGCGCAGGCCTCCCTGAAAGTGCTGATGGACATGACGGAGGAAGAGCACGTTTACTGGGCGGAGAAGTCCGGCCCGGAGGGAAGGAACCTCAGCGTATGCTCCGCCCCCGTGGAAGTGGGGGAAATCCTGAGGGAGCGCCTGTTTTCCGCCGGCCGCGCCGCCATTCTGACTTCCGCCACGCTGGGCACAGGGGATGCGGACATGAGCTATTTTGCCGGGCGCGTAGGTGCGGAGAAGGTACGGAAGCTTCAGATAGGCAGTCCGTTCAACTACCGGGAGCAGATGCGCCTGATCGTGGCCCGCTCCATGCCGGAGCCGGACCAGCCTGAGTACGCGGAAGTGCTGCCCGAATGGATCAAGAGGTATCTGGCGGAGTCAAAGGGCAGGGCTTTCGTGCTTTTCACGAGCTACCGCCTGATGGTGCAGGCGGCGGAGAAGGTGCGTCCGTTTTGCGAGGGGCAGGGATGGAATTTGTACGTTCAGGGCCAGGAGATGCAGCGGCATGCCATGCTGGAGGCGTTCAGAAAGGACGTGAACAGCGTTTTGTTCGGCACGGACAGTTTCTGGACGGGGGTGGATGTGCCGGGAGAGGCCCTTTCCAACGTGATCGTGACGCGTCTGCCGTTTGAGGTGCCCGACCACCCGCTGGTGGAGTCCCGCTTTGAGAGCATCAAGGAACGCGGCGGAAATCCATTTTACGAGTATTCCGTGCCCGTGGCCATCCTGAAGCTGAGGCAGGGGGTCGGGCGGTTGATACGCACGAAGAACGATTCCGGGATGGTGGTGATTTTGGACTCCCGCGTGGCTACCAAGAGGTACGGGGCGAGGTTCATCAAGTCCCTGCCGGACGCGCGGCTGGAGTTTGTGTGA
- a CDS encoding ABC transporter ATP-binding protein: MSHHLVETIDLCFSYPDSPPALNGVTMRITHGESVALVGGNGAGKSTLLLHLNGLLTPSSGQVRVGDIPVTPKTAARVRESVGMVFQQADDQLFMPTVREDVAFGPLNMGLPQEEIDRRVAQALQDVNAAALADKMTHHLSGGEKRAVSIATVLSMSPDILVLDEPSANLDPASRRTLINLLRRFSHTKIIATHDLDMVMDLCTRCIVMKDGSILADAPVPDIFADCALLEEARLEQPLSYCLRHYGR; encoded by the coding sequence ATGAGCCACCATCTTGTAGAAACCATCGACCTGTGCTTCAGCTATCCGGACTCTCCCCCGGCCCTGAACGGCGTCACCATGCGCATCACGCACGGAGAATCCGTCGCCCTCGTCGGAGGAAACGGGGCGGGAAAATCCACCTTGCTGCTCCACCTCAACGGCCTGCTGACGCCCTCTTCGGGACAGGTGCGCGTGGGAGACATCCCCGTGACGCCTAAAACGGCTGCCCGCGTCCGGGAAAGCGTAGGTATGGTATTCCAGCAGGCGGACGACCAGCTCTTCATGCCCACGGTCCGGGAAGACGTGGCGTTCGGCCCTCTGAACATGGGACTCCCTCAGGAAGAAATAGACCGCCGCGTGGCCCAGGCCCTGCAGGATGTGAATGCCGCCGCCCTGGCGGACAAAATGACGCACCACCTTTCCGGGGGGGAAAAACGCGCCGTCTCCATCGCCACCGTCCTTTCCATGAGTCCAGACATCCTCGTCCTGGACGAGCCCAGCGCCAATCTGGACCCGGCCTCCCGCCGCACGCTCATCAACCTGCTGCGCCGGTTCTCCCACACCAAAATCATCGCCACCCACGATCTGGACATGGTCATGGACCTGTGCACCCGCTGCATCGTTATGAAAGACGGCTCCATCCTGGCGGACGCTCCTGTGCCGGACATCTTTGCGGACTGTGCCCTGCTGGAGGAAGCCCGCCTGGAACAACCCCTAAGCTACTGTCTGAGGCACTACGGCAGGTAA
- a CDS encoding energy-coupling factor transporter transmembrane component T, translating to MPLFTDAARQFRQMDRFSCGNTGFHRLDARIKIGAFIVFQICVLSWPPQEITGQLPFFLFPVCVIRMAGLPLGYLLKRTLWLLPVAVMIGIFNPLVDRTPAGEWFGIPVTRGMISFISIILRCMLTILAAFTLLASTGFAPLCRGLRQLGVPRILITLLAFLYRYAFILVDEFQNTLLAFRSRRGSSGAVPLSIWGAMTGQLLLRAFGRAERIYQAVQCRGGEDPEFSSVPGAITARGVMGGLLFCLFAILFRCVNVTMLAGQFTRNLIS from the coding sequence ATGCCCCTCTTCACGGACGCCGCGCGGCAATTCCGCCAAATGGACCGGTTTTCCTGCGGAAACACCGGATTCCACCGTCTGGACGCCCGCATCAAGATAGGGGCCTTCATCGTCTTTCAAATCTGCGTCCTCTCCTGGCCGCCGCAGGAAATCACGGGGCAGCTCCCCTTCTTCCTGTTCCCCGTGTGCGTCATCCGCATGGCGGGGCTCCCCCTCGGCTACCTGCTGAAACGGACCCTGTGGCTCCTGCCCGTCGCCGTCATGATCGGGATATTCAATCCCCTGGTGGACAGGACGCCCGCGGGGGAATGGTTCGGCATTCCCGTCACGCGGGGCATGATCTCCTTCATCTCCATCATCCTGCGGTGCATGCTGACCATTCTGGCAGCCTTCACCCTGCTGGCCTCCACCGGCTTCGCCCCGCTGTGCCGCGGCCTCCGGCAGCTCGGCGTGCCGCGCATCCTGATCACCCTGCTGGCCTTCCTGTACAGGTATGCCTTCATTCTGGTGGACGAATTCCAGAACACGCTCCTGGCCTTCCGTTCCCGGCGCGGTTCCTCCGGCGCCGTCCCGCTGTCCATATGGGGGGCCATGACGGGACAGCTCCTGCTGCGCGCGTTCGGCCGGGCGGAACGCATTTACCAGGCCGTCCAGTGCAGGGGCGGGGAAGATCCCGAATTCTCTTCCGTTCCCGGCGCCATCACGGCGCGGGGAGTAATGGGCGGCCTCCTTTTCTGCCTCTTCGCCATCCTTTTCCGCTGCGTCAACGTCACCATGCTGGCGGGCCAATTCACCCGCAATCTCATCTCATGA
- a CDS encoding energy-coupling factor ABC transporter permease, translating into MHMADGFVSPAVGCTMWAATAAITVLCARKIKQEKEARLVPLMGVLGAFIFACQMLNFTIPGTGSSGHLGGGLILAILLGPYAGFLVMAAILAVQALFFADGGLLALGCNIFNLGFFSCLVAYPFIYKPLAGGSPGTGRITLASITAAVIGLQLGAFSVVLETTASGISALPFAQFVELMLPIHLAIGVVEGLATAAVVIFISKAQPSLLRPAEPEHGTPKRASFTVLGIFAVAALLCGAALSWFASAYPDGLEWSVAGVTGSEETSLAAPSAIHRNLESVQTATAIMPDYALPAAEETVPDTEPASLVNPETSLAGILGSAIIAALIFLAGFLFGRKPHEDRPR; encoded by the coding sequence ATGCATATGGCGGACGGCTTCGTTTCACCGGCAGTAGGCTGCACCATGTGGGCGGCCACGGCGGCAATCACCGTACTCTGCGCGCGCAAGATCAAGCAGGAAAAGGAGGCCCGGCTCGTCCCGCTCATGGGCGTGCTGGGAGCTTTCATCTTTGCCTGCCAGATGCTGAACTTCACCATTCCGGGCACTGGGTCCAGCGGGCACCTGGGCGGCGGCCTCATTCTGGCCATCCTGCTCGGCCCCTATGCAGGCTTTCTGGTCATGGCGGCCATCCTGGCCGTCCAGGCCCTCTTCTTCGCGGACGGCGGCCTGCTGGCGCTGGGCTGCAACATCTTCAACCTGGGCTTCTTCTCCTGCCTGGTGGCCTACCCCTTCATTTACAAGCCGCTGGCGGGCGGCAGCCCCGGCACGGGCCGCATCACGCTGGCAAGCATCACGGCCGCCGTCATCGGGCTCCAGCTGGGGGCCTTCTCCGTCGTTCTGGAAACTACGGCTTCCGGCATTTCCGCCCTGCCCTTCGCCCAGTTCGTGGAACTGATGCTGCCCATCCACCTGGCCATCGGCGTTGTGGAAGGTCTTGCCACGGCCGCCGTGGTCATCTTCATCAGCAAGGCGCAGCCTTCCCTGCTGCGTCCTGCGGAACCGGAACATGGAACCCCAAAAAGGGCATCCTTCACCGTCTTGGGCATCTTTGCGGTGGCCGCCCTTCTCTGCGGCGCGGCTCTCTCCTGGTTCGCCTCCGCCTACCCGGACGGCCTGGAATGGTCCGTGGCCGGAGTCACGGGCTCCGAGGAAACGAGCCTGGCGGCCCCCTCCGCCATCCACCGCAATCTGGAATCCGTACAGACGGCCACAGCCATCATGCCGGACTACGCCCTGCCCGCCGCGGAAGAAACGGTCCCGGACACGGAACCCGCCTCCCTGGTCAATCCTGAAACGAGCCTGGCCGGCATCCTGGGCAGCGCCATCATCGCGGCGCTGATCTTCCTGGCCGGATTCCTCTTCGGCAGAAAACCGCACGAAGACCGCCCCCGCTGA
- a CDS encoding lipocalin family protein, producing the protein MNKLLCTAAVLLLASCASRQAEITGCWVQPVPGQPGAMQGIRLLPGGGAESVNMNTLVYTEWSRNGNVLTLRGKSIGNKNSSVFTTQAVITSLTDGKLELEAGGQKDAYTRVKP; encoded by the coding sequence ATGAACAAGCTTCTCTGCACTGCAGCAGTGCTCCTTCTGGCTTCCTGCGCTTCTCGCCAGGCTGAAATCACGGGGTGCTGGGTTCAGCCCGTTCCCGGCCAGCCCGGCGCCATGCAGGGCATCCGCCTCCTGCCCGGCGGCGGGGCGGAATCCGTCAACATGAATACGCTGGTTTACACGGAATGGAGCCGGAACGGCAACGTCCTCACTCTCCGGGGGAAAAGCATCGGCAATAAAAACAGCTCAGTTTTCACCACCCAGGCCGTCATCACCAGCCTGACTGATGGAAAGCTGGAACTGGAGGCAGGCGGCCAAAAAGACGCCTACACCCGCGTCAAGCCCTAG
- the argB gene encoding acetylglutamate kinase: MDSKITRLIEQASVIVGALPYLQAYRDKTFLIKFGGSAMDDPRLVKKLMRDIVLLEALGFNPVIVHGGGKAISKAMMEAGLEAHFINGLRVTTPEAISIVERTLSGTINPGLVQMFRDFGGKGVGIPGTEIFVGERIQEKDEQGNPVDIGEVGNVIGCLTERVTEALELQITPIVSPLAKELGTHKPLNVNADLAAAALARELKPVKLIYISDVPGIMKDPSDPSTLIKSVTRTEALELIENGTVSGGMIPKINSAIDALNAGVRKVHFIDGRLPHTLLLEIFTPDGIGTEVIREQR; the protein is encoded by the coding sequence ATGGACTCCAAAATCACCCGCCTGATTGAACAGGCATCCGTCATCGTCGGCGCGCTTCCCTACCTCCAGGCCTACCGGGACAAAACCTTCCTGATCAAATTCGGAGGCAGCGCCATGGACGACCCCCGCCTGGTCAAAAAGCTCATGAGGGACATCGTGCTGCTGGAGGCGCTGGGCTTCAACCCCGTCATCGTTCACGGAGGCGGAAAGGCCATTTCCAAGGCCATGATGGAAGCCGGTCTGGAAGCCCACTTCATCAACGGCCTGCGCGTGACGACCCCGGAAGCCATATCCATTGTGGAACGCACCCTTTCCGGCACCATCAACCCCGGCCTGGTCCAAATGTTCCGCGACTTCGGCGGAAAAGGGGTGGGCATTCCCGGAACGGAAATCTTCGTCGGAGAGCGCATTCAGGAAAAGGATGAACAGGGCAATCCCGTGGACATCGGGGAAGTAGGCAACGTCATCGGCTGCCTTACGGAACGCGTCACGGAAGCTCTGGAACTGCAAATCACTCCCATCGTCTCCCCGCTAGCCAAGGAACTGGGCACCCACAAGCCGCTCAACGTGAACGCGGACCTGGCCGCCGCCGCTCTTGCCAGGGAACTCAAGCCGGTCAAGCTCATCTACATTTCAGACGTCCCCGGCATCATGAAGGACCCTTCCGATCCTTCCACCCTCATCAAATCCGTCACACGGACCGAAGCCCTTGAACTCATCGAAAACGGCACCGTTTCCGGAGGCATGATCCCGAAAATCAACTCCGCCATCGACGCCCTCAACGCGGGCGTGCGGAAAGTCCACTTCATTGATGGGCGCCTGCCCCACACCCTGCTGCTGGAAATCTTCACTCCGGACGGCATCGGCACGGAAGTTATCCGGGAACAGCGTTAA
- a CDS encoding magnesium transporter CorA family protein codes for MIRLYRQTPEGIERTTQVDAEAQYFDSIFWIDLLTPEPGEIKFVERLCGLEMPTYDEMREIEATSRLYTEDGARFMTTTVLSRVDTESPSLSEITFVLMGAKIITIRHSDSYSFRVFSHQLLRQKQISRDQVFTGLLETIVDRQADVLERFGAELDRLSKNIFRRDEPEIKSNKRAPVSSALRLILQDLGRVGDLLTRQRDCLVNLLRLLTYASNEEALDDTNSTLYIKLRPLSRDVTSLSEYANFLSSNVNFMLDAVLGLINIEQNEIVKIFTVAAVVFMPPTLIASIYGMNFSNMPGLEYEYGYYISLAVMLVSIILPLIYFRSRRLL; via the coding sequence ATGATTCGACTTTATCGTCAAACCCCGGAAGGCATTGAGCGCACCACCCAAGTGGATGCGGAAGCACAGTACTTTGACAGCATCTTCTGGATTGATCTTCTCACGCCGGAACCCGGGGAAATCAAATTCGTGGAACGCCTCTGCGGCCTGGAGATGCCCACTTACGATGAAATGCGGGAAATTGAGGCCACCAGCCGCCTGTACACGGAAGACGGCGCCCGTTTCATGACCACCACGGTTCTCAGCAGGGTGGATACGGAATCCCCTTCCCTTTCGGAAATCACCTTCGTCCTCATGGGGGCCAAGATCATCACCATCCGCCATTCCGACTCCTACTCCTTCCGGGTCTTCTCCCACCAGCTCCTGCGCCAGAAGCAGATCAGCCGCGACCAGGTCTTCACCGGACTGCTGGAAACCATCGTGGACCGCCAGGCGGACGTACTGGAACGCTTCGGCGCGGAACTGGACCGTCTCTCCAAAAACATCTTCCGCAGGGACGAACCGGAAATCAAATCCAACAAAAGGGCCCCCGTTTCCAGCGCTCTGCGCCTCATCCTCCAGGACCTCGGCAGGGTGGGCGACCTCCTGACACGCCAGCGCGACTGCCTGGTCAACCTTCTGCGCCTGCTCACCTACGCCAGCAATGAAGAGGCCCTGGACGACACCAACTCCACCCTGTACATCAAGCTCCGCCCCCTGAGCCGCGACGTCACCTCCCTTTCCGAATACGCCAATTTCCTGTCCAGCAACGTCAACTTCATGCTGGACGCCGTTCTGGGCCTCATCAACATTGAGCAGAACGAAATCGTAAAAATCTTCACCGTGGCGGCCGTGGTCTTCATGCCCCCCACGCTGATCGCCAGCATTTACGGGATGAACTTCTCCAACATGCCCGGCCTGGAATACGAATACGGCTACTACATCTCCCTGGCGGTCATGCTCGTTTCCATCATTCTCCCCCTGATCTACTTCAGGAGCAGGCGCCTGCTTTGA